A window from Streptomyces subrutilus encodes these proteins:
- a CDS encoding helix-turn-helix domain-containing protein → MGDVLGAPDRPRNTDDRHAPSDDRHAPSDGGPEPSDGGLGPPGERQGPSGGGPGAFRARLRRLRGERGLSLADLARLTHYSKGYLSKIETGAKRPTPDVARRCDEVLGAGGDLLRRVRRPGPGTGPPGPRPPGEGPYRGLSAFTTRDAAWYFGRERATAALVERVFERVGSGPLLLVAPSGAGKSSLLNAGLVPALRRPGGFPMTGAETWPVVRLTPTAHPLEELLDRTAKALGRDPGITVREVRERPEVLLDAVSSMADLALSSESRALAAPSCRPVLLVDQFEELFTLCSDEEERRAFVRVLAAVASGARAAAAGHDPAVVVLGVRADFSGSCLDLPELASAFTEGLFVLPPMSVAELRESVTRPAELAGVALEPGLVPLLLRDAGLRDDTGGRIPPGVLPLVSHTLLAVWRRRDGDTLTVAGYERAGGIQGAVARTAETVFARLRPAEQRTVRRVLVRLVHVADGAGATRRRMGRTALLGQDEGTGGAAAALAPFVGARLVTLDRDGVEITHEALLHAWPRLRGWIRADRSGLLIHQQLSHAAAEWEREGRDPSALYRGTRLETARAWADERDGGGRLGPQEEAFLRAGRAGADHRARQARRQVRLRQGMLATLVSLLVLALGAGGLAYQERTAALGQERVARSRALALQSAALAAGQPEASMRLAARAYLTAPTAEARGALLSTQAQPFAGRLTGHTGPVNAVAFSPDGSLLATAGSDGTVALRRLSDRRTTLTFTLPGRVRAVAFGPGGRTLAAASTDGPARMWDTGGRGAPAVFPAGTAGARALAFAPDGRTLAVAGADGAVLLCEAGGEHRVVASLPGHAGRVNALAYAPDGRTLVSAGADRTVRLWDPDPADPRPLAVLAGHTDEVLGVAFAPDGRTVASGGVDRTVRLWDVAGRRNTATLSGHSDDVNAVAYTPDGTTVVGAGGDGTTRLWDVSSGRLTATLAGHTDYVLGVAVDARGALLATAGFDQSVVLWDLRGPVLAPHPFTEIWHAAFSPDGRLLATAQADHTVRLWEVAGRRMVAAFTGHGETVFSVAFSPDGRLLASAGSDGTVRLWDVAARGPAGTLTSQGGTVFSVAFSPDGRTLASAGSDGAVRLWDVAARSPLALLAGHTDFVNDVAFSPDGRTLASAGDDLAVRLWDVAARGPLAALSGHTGAVRAVVFSPDGQTLASSGNDGTVRLWDARGRRAAALLAGHTGSVRAVAFSPDGRTLASSGNDRTVRLWDVPGRRAVAALAGHANAVWGVLFSPDGRTVASSSTDGTVRLWDPDPGARLAGLCRPGPVSAGAGAAPPAPAGPLGDPGCPGT, encoded by the coding sequence ATGGGGGATGTCTTGGGGGCTCCGGACCGTCCGCGGAACACCGACGACCGACACGCACCGTCCGACGACCGACACGCACCGTCCGACGGAGGGCCCGAACCGTCCGACGGAGGGCTCGGACCCCCCGGTGAGCGGCAGGGACCGTCCGGCGGCGGCCCCGGCGCCTTCCGCGCACGGCTGAGGCGGCTCCGCGGCGAGCGCGGCCTGTCCCTGGCCGATCTGGCCCGGCTGACGCACTACAGCAAGGGCTACCTGAGCAAGATCGAGACGGGTGCGAAGCGCCCGACCCCCGACGTGGCCCGCCGCTGCGACGAAGTGCTGGGGGCCGGGGGCGACCTGCTGCGACGGGTCCGGCGGCCGGGCCCGGGCACCGGCCCACCCGGCCCTCGGCCGCCCGGGGAGGGCCCCTACCGGGGGCTCTCGGCCTTCACCACCCGCGACGCGGCCTGGTACTTCGGCCGGGAGCGCGCGACGGCCGCCCTGGTGGAGCGGGTCTTCGAGCGCGTCGGCAGCGGACCGCTGCTGCTGGTCGCCCCCTCCGGCGCCGGCAAGTCCTCCCTGCTCAACGCCGGTCTGGTGCCGGCCCTCCGGCGGCCCGGCGGCTTCCCGATGACCGGCGCCGAGACCTGGCCGGTGGTGCGGCTCACCCCCACCGCGCATCCGCTGGAGGAGCTGCTCGACCGTACGGCGAAGGCCCTGGGCCGCGATCCGGGGATCACCGTACGGGAGGTGCGGGAGCGCCCGGAGGTGCTCCTCGATGCCGTCAGCAGCATGGCGGATCTCGCTCTTTCGAGTGAATCCCGGGCCCTGGCCGCGCCGTCCTGTAGGCCGGTGCTGCTCGTCGACCAGTTCGAGGAGCTGTTCACCCTCTGCTCCGACGAGGAGGAGCGGCGCGCCTTCGTACGGGTCCTCGCCGCGGTGGCGAGCGGCGCGCGGGCGGCGGCGGCCGGACACGATCCGGCCGTGGTGGTGCTCGGCGTACGGGCCGACTTCTCGGGCAGCTGCCTGGACCTGCCGGAGCTCGCGTCGGCCTTCACCGAGGGGCTGTTCGTCCTGCCGCCGATGTCGGTGGCGGAGCTGCGGGAGTCCGTCACCCGGCCCGCGGAGCTGGCCGGCGTCGCCCTGGAGCCGGGTCTGGTCCCGCTGCTGCTGCGCGACGCCGGACTGCGCGACGACACCGGCGGCCGCATCCCCCCGGGCGTGCTGCCCCTCGTGTCGCACACCCTGCTGGCCGTCTGGCGCCGGCGCGACGGGGACACCCTGACCGTCGCGGGGTACGAGCGGGCGGGCGGCATCCAGGGGGCCGTGGCGCGCACCGCCGAGACGGTGTTCGCGCGGCTGCGCCCGGCCGAGCAGAGGACGGTCCGCCGCGTCCTGGTCCGGCTGGTCCACGTCGCCGACGGCGCCGGCGCCACCCGGCGCAGGATGGGCCGCACCGCTCTGCTGGGACAGGACGAGGGGACGGGCGGGGCCGCGGCCGCGCTGGCCCCCTTCGTCGGAGCCCGGCTGGTCACCCTGGACCGCGACGGCGTCGAGATCACCCACGAGGCCCTGCTGCACGCCTGGCCCCGGCTGCGCGGCTGGATCCGCGCCGACCGGTCCGGGCTCCTGATCCACCAGCAGTTGTCGCACGCGGCGGCCGAATGGGAGCGCGAGGGCCGCGACCCGTCCGCGCTGTACCGGGGCACCCGGCTGGAGACCGCGCGGGCCTGGGCCGACGAGCGGGACGGCGGAGGCCGCCTCGGTCCGCAGGAGGAGGCGTTCCTGCGGGCCGGCCGGGCCGGTGCGGACCACCGCGCACGCCAGGCGCGGCGCCAGGTCCGGCTGCGCCAGGGGATGCTGGCCACGCTCGTGAGCCTGCTGGTCCTCGCGCTGGGCGCGGGCGGGCTCGCGTACCAGGAGCGCACGGCCGCCCTGGGGCAGGAGCGCGTCGCCCGCTCGCGCGCGCTGGCCCTGCAGTCCGCCGCGCTCGCCGCCGGCCAGCCGGAGGCCTCGATGCGGCTGGCGGCCCGTGCCTACCTGACGGCGCCGACGGCCGAGGCGCGGGGCGCCCTGCTGAGCACGCAGGCGCAGCCGTTCGCGGGCCGCCTGACCGGACACACCGGGCCGGTGAACGCGGTGGCCTTCTCCCCCGACGGCTCCCTGCTCGCGACGGCCGGTTCCGATGGCACGGTGGCGCTGCGCCGGTTGTCCGACCGCCGCACGACGCTGACGTTCACGCTGCCCGGCCGGGTGCGCGCGGTGGCTTTCGGGCCGGGCGGCCGGACGCTCGCGGCCGCCTCCACCGACGGGCCCGCCCGGATGTGGGACACCGGCGGGCGGGGCGCGCCGGCCGTGTTCCCGGCGGGTACGGCGGGCGCGCGGGCCCTGGCCTTCGCACCCGACGGGCGGACGCTGGCCGTCGCGGGCGCCGACGGGGCGGTGCTGCTGTGCGAGGCGGGCGGGGAGCACCGGGTCGTGGCTTCGCTGCCCGGCCACGCGGGGCGGGTCAACGCCCTGGCGTACGCTCCGGACGGGCGGACGCTGGTGTCGGCGGGCGCCGACCGGACCGTACGGCTGTGGGACCCCGATCCGGCGGACCCGCGGCCGCTGGCGGTGCTCGCCGGGCACACGGACGAGGTGCTGGGGGTGGCGTTCGCGCCGGACGGGCGGACGGTGGCCAGCGGGGGCGTCGACCGGACGGTACGGCTGTGGGACGTGGCCGGGCGGCGGAACACGGCGACGCTGAGCGGGCACAGCGACGACGTCAACGCGGTGGCCTACACCCCGGACGGGACGACGGTCGTCGGCGCGGGCGGCGACGGGACGACGCGGCTGTGGGACGTCTCCAGCGGGCGACTGACGGCGACGCTGGCCGGCCACACCGACTACGTGCTCGGGGTGGCCGTGGACGCGCGCGGGGCGCTGCTGGCCACCGCCGGCTTCGACCAGTCCGTGGTGCTGTGGGACCTGCGCGGGCCGGTGCTGGCGCCGCACCCGTTCACGGAGATCTGGCACGCCGCGTTCAGCCCGGACGGCAGGCTGCTGGCCACGGCGCAGGCGGACCACACGGTGCGGCTGTGGGAGGTGGCGGGGCGCCGGATGGTGGCGGCGTTCACGGGGCACGGGGAGACGGTGTTCTCGGTGGCCTTCTCGCCGGACGGGCGGCTGCTCGCCTCGGCGGGCTCGGACGGGACGGTACGGCTGTGGGACGTGGCCGCGCGCGGGCCCGCCGGCACCCTCACCAGCCAGGGCGGGACAGTGTTCTCGGTGGCCTTCTCACCGGACGGCAGGACCCTGGCCTCGGCCGGCTCGGACGGGGCCGTACGGCTGTGGGACGTGGCCGCGCGCAGCCCGTTGGCCCTCCTCGCCGGGCACACGGACTTCGTCAACGACGTGGCCTTCAGTCCGGACGGGCGCACGCTGGCGAGCGCCGGGGACGATCTGGCGGTGCGGCTGTGGGACGTGGCGGCGCGCGGCCCGCTGGCCGCCCTGTCCGGTCACACGGGCGCGGTGCGGGCCGTGGTGTTCTCGCCGGACGGGCAGACGCTCGCGAGCAGCGGCAACGACGGCACGGTGCGGCTGTGGGACGCGCGCGGCCGTCGCGCTGCGGCCCTGCTGGCCGGGCACACGGGCTCGGTTCGGGCCGTCGCCTTCTCCCCGGACGGGCGCACGCTCGCGAGCAGCGGCAACGACCGCACGGTCCGGCTCTGGGACGTCCCCGGCCGCCGGGCGGTGGCCGCGCTGGCCGGGCACGCGAACGCGGTCTGGGGCGTGCTGTTCTCCCCGGACGGGCGGACGGTGGCCAGCAGCAGCACGGACGGCACCGTCCGGCTGTGGGACCCGGACCCGGGGGCGCGACTGGCGGGGCTGTGCCGTCCGGGACCGGTCTCCGCGGGGGCCGGCGCCGCGCCGCCGGCGCCCGCCGGGCCCCTCGGCGACCCGGGCTGTCCCGGCACCTGA
- a CDS encoding acyl carrier protein — protein sequence MTARLTIEELAALMKKGAGLTVDPAAMADRPDAGFDEWGLDSLGLLGIVGELENRQGRPLPADADRCRSPREFLDLVNGSLPAGS from the coding sequence ATGACCGCTCGACTCACCATCGAAGAACTGGCCGCGCTGATGAAGAAGGGCGCCGGCCTCACCGTCGACCCGGCCGCCATGGCGGACCGCCCCGATGCGGGCTTCGACGAGTGGGGGCTGGACTCCCTCGGACTGCTGGGCATCGTGGGCGAGCTGGAGAACCGGCAGGGCAGGCCCCTGCCGGCCGACGCCGACCGGTGCCGGTCGCCGCGGGAGTTCCTCGACCTGGTGAACGGCTCGCTGCCGGCCGGGAGCTGA
- a CDS encoding aldehyde dehydrogenase family protein, whose amino-acid sequence MAPTPTPTPVLKPGTAWSDAWRRAVAAAPEAFCEDHVLNLWAGSWQSGGHTLPATSPVDGSPVAGPPRLDAETAGRAVRAALDEHRTWSHVPLAERRARVGAALDALDEHRELLALLLVWEIGKPWRLARADVDRAVDGVRWYLEHIGAMTEGRTPLAGPVSNIASWNYPMSVLVHALLVQALAGNAVIAKTPTDGGLACLTLAAALIRREGVPVTLISGSGGELSGALVRSPEIGCVSFVGGRDTGARIATAVTDLGKRHILEQEGLNTWGVWDHTDWDALTAVIPKLFDYGKQRCTAYPRFVVQRTAFDAFLAAYLPAVAAVRTGHPLAVAHPDDPLPELDFGPLINAAKAAELTGHAADAVERGAVPLFRGRLDPARFLPGQDTSAYVAPLTLLSPPPSSPLYHAEPFGPVDTIVLVDTEAELLAAMNASGGALVATLSTDDPATFARLAPQIRAFKTGHGRPRSRGDRDELFGGFGASWRGAFVGGELLVHAVTDGPAGERLPGNFPDYHLMP is encoded by the coding sequence ATGGCACCCACCCCCACCCCCACCCCCGTCCTCAAGCCCGGTACCGCCTGGTCCGACGCCTGGCGGCGGGCAGTCGCCGCGGCCCCCGAGGCCTTCTGCGAGGACCACGTCCTCAACCTGTGGGCCGGCTCCTGGCAGTCCGGCGGCCACACCCTGCCCGCCACCAGCCCCGTCGACGGCAGCCCCGTCGCGGGACCGCCGCGGCTGGATGCCGAGACCGCCGGCCGGGCGGTACGGGCCGCGCTCGACGAGCACCGCACCTGGAGCCACGTGCCCCTCGCCGAACGGCGCGCCCGCGTCGGCGCCGCCCTCGACGCCCTGGACGAGCACCGCGAACTGCTCGCCCTCCTGCTGGTCTGGGAGATCGGCAAACCGTGGCGGCTCGCCCGGGCCGACGTGGACCGGGCCGTGGACGGCGTCCGCTGGTACCTGGAGCACATCGGTGCGATGACCGAGGGCCGCACCCCGCTCGCCGGGCCCGTCTCCAACATCGCCAGCTGGAACTACCCGATGTCCGTCCTCGTCCACGCCCTGCTCGTGCAGGCCCTCGCCGGCAACGCGGTCATCGCCAAGACCCCCACCGACGGCGGACTCGCCTGCCTGACCCTCGCCGCCGCCCTGATCCGCCGCGAGGGCGTCCCCGTCACCCTGATCAGCGGCAGCGGGGGCGAGCTGTCCGGGGCGCTGGTCCGGTCCCCGGAGATCGGCTGCGTCTCCTTCGTCGGCGGCCGCGACACCGGCGCCCGGATCGCCACCGCCGTCACCGACCTCGGCAAGCGCCACATCCTCGAACAGGAAGGGCTCAACACCTGGGGGGTATGGGACCACACCGACTGGGACGCGCTCACCGCCGTCATCCCCAAGCTCTTCGACTACGGCAAGCAGCGCTGCACCGCCTACCCGCGCTTCGTCGTCCAGCGCACCGCCTTCGACGCCTTCCTCGCCGCCTACCTCCCGGCCGTCGCCGCCGTCCGCACCGGCCACCCCCTGGCCGTCGCCCACCCCGACGACCCGCTGCCCGAGCTGGACTTCGGCCCGCTCATCAACGCGGCCAAGGCCGCCGAGCTCACGGGGCACGCCGCCGACGCGGTCGAGCGGGGCGCCGTGCCGCTCTTCCGCGGCCGGCTCGACCCGGCCCGCTTCCTGCCCGGCCAGGACACCTCCGCGTACGTGGCCCCGCTCACCCTGCTCTCCCCGCCGCCCTCCTCCCCGCTCTACCACGCCGAGCCCTTCGGGCCGGTCGACACGATCGTCCTCGTCGACACCGAGGCCGAGCTCCTCGCGGCGATGAACGCCTCCGGAGGGGCCCTCGTCGCCACCCTGTCCACCGACGACCCGGCCACCTTCGCCCGCCTCGCCCCGCAGATCAGGGCCTTCAAGACCGGTCACGGCAGGCCCCGTTCGCGCGGGGACCGCGACGAGCTCTTCGGCGGCTTCGGCGCCTCCTGGCGCGGTGCGTTCGTCGGCGGCGAGCTCCTGGTCCACGCCGTCACCGACGGCCCGGCGGGGGAGCGGCTGCCGGGCAACTTCCCCGACTACCACCTGATGCCGTAG
- a CDS encoding putative quinol monooxygenase, whose protein sequence is MIFIAVRFDVRPEHSDTWLARVDDFTRATREEPGNLFFDWSRSVDDPNQYTLLEAFADAEAGSAHVASAHFAAGMETLAGAIAATPEIINVEVPGQGWSAMTELTPRG, encoded by the coding sequence ATGATCTTCATCGCCGTCAGGTTCGACGTCCGCCCGGAGCACAGCGACACCTGGCTCGCCCGCGTCGACGACTTCACCCGGGCCACCCGCGAGGAGCCCGGGAACCTCTTCTTCGACTGGTCGCGCAGCGTCGACGACCCGAACCAGTACACCCTGCTGGAGGCGTTCGCGGACGCCGAGGCCGGCTCCGCGCACGTGGCGTCGGCGCACTTCGCGGCCGGCATGGAGACTCTCGCCGGAGCCATCGCGGCCACCCCCGAGATCATCAACGTGGAGGTCCCCGGCCAGGGCTGGAGCGCCATGACCGAACTCACCCCCCGCGGCTGA